TAACAATTCAAGGCCCAGCTTACGCTGACTCAAACGCTGCGGCAGAAGACTTGGCACTTAGTACTCTAGGGCACGGTGAAACTTCAAGACTTCATAGAAAATTAGTACTCGATGGAACTCTTTCTAATGGAGCTTCAAGCTCAACCATGTTCATGTCCAAAGGTGGTGTTCACTTTTTAAGAGTAAGTCTTCCCCACAAGAATTTAAAGAAAGCGTTAAAGAGATTAGAACTTATTTTCAAAGATCTAGTTAAACAAGGTCTAAAGAAAGATGAAATAACGAAAATCCAAAACCAATATGTAGCTTCAAAGATTTATGAAAAAGAATCTCTTGAATCTTATGCCTTCTCTCTAGGGCACGGCTTCGCTCAAGCGGGAAATATTAACTGTGAAGAAGATTTCATCAATAGAATTAAAAGTACTTCTATCACAGAAGTAAATCAGACTTTTAAAGAAATATTTTCGAGACCTATTCACATTTCGCTCCAAGTTCCTCAAAAGACGGACTTAGAAAAGACTCAAAAAATTCTAAAAGAGTTTCAAGAAAATACTTCAAAGCTAAAAGATCTTGCAAAGGATACAAATGTTAAAGAAAGAGGAATAACTTCTAAATTTGATCCTCAAGTAAGAGTCATAGAACTAAAGAAAGGTATTTCTCTACTTTATAGACATAATCCTCTCAATCCAACTTTTGTACTACATACATACTTAAAAGGTGGATTAACAGAAGAGACAAAGAAGAATAACGGGATCTACCATCTCTTAAGTGGGACAATCTCCAAGGGTCATAAAGAAAAATTCTACGATGAACTAAAAGAAGAGCTTGAAAATAAATCGGCTCACATATCGGGGTTTACAGGAAAAAATGCTTACGGAATCACGATGCATGGACTCACTGAAAATGCTCCTGGACTTTTTCAGGACTTCTTTTCAACTCTAACTAAGCCAAACTTTGAGCAGAAGTTTATTGATCATGAAAAAGAAATGACTTTAAGACATATTGAAAATCAAGAAGAAGATCCAATTAGACATTGTTTTGGAAAAGTTAATGAGTATGCCTTCAAAGGTCATCCTTATAGTTTGAATATTCTCGGTTCCGTTGAAAATATAAACAAGCTAAAGAGAGAAGATTTAATTAATCTTCACAACGAAAACTTAAAGAATAAAGAAATTCTTATTAGTTACTGTGGAGACCTTTCTCTTGAAGAGGTCATGAATATGGTTAATAAAGAAACCAAAGAGCTTGAAAAGAGATCAAAGAATAAATTTGTGACAAAAGAAGTGAGACCAGAAGTTGGAAAGAAGCATTTTATAAAATTTGATAGAGAACAAACACAGATATTTCACTTTATCCCAAGCGCAAAACTTGGAAAGAAAGAAAATATTGTTTTAAAAATGATCGCAACTCACCTATCAGGGCAATCAAGTGAATTATTTGTTGAAGTGAGGGATAGGCAAGGTCTCTGCTACTCTGCTCAACCTATCCATTTTACCGCTCTTGAAGCTGGTTACTGGGGAATCTATATGGCCTCTGGTCATGACAAGGTAAAGCCTGCGATTAAAGCGATTAAAGAAATTTTAAATAACCTAAGAGATAAAGGCCTATCGAAGAAAGACTTCAATAGAATAAAGAAAATGATTGAAGGACAATCTCTTTTAAATGTTCAAACTAATGAAGACTACGCCAATATCTACTCTGTTCCAACGCTTCAAGGCCTAGGGCTTGATTGGTATCATGAAGGAAATATCGACATCGGTAAAATTACTTACGAAGAATTTCAAAATGAAATTAAGAAAGTATTCAAAAGAAAGTGGAATACAATTATTGTAGGAAGAGAAGACGCTTAATATCCTTTTTAGGAGGCGATCCAAATAAGATCGTCTTCTTTATTATTGCTTGAATACTCTTTTGAAAGAAGTTCCATTAATAAAGTCACATTAGAAAACTTCTTTGAGAACTCATTGTAAAAAGAATCTACGTCATAGAAAGAGGGAACAAGATTATTTAATTTTGAATAGGCTGCCTGCCCAATACTTCTATAATAGCTGACATCAACAATTTTCTTATTTAATGAATCTGAAAAGAAACCGCAAACGAAGAGTGCTGTATCTCCCACATCTTTCAATTCCCTAATTCTCATCTTCCGAGAAAGATGAGTCGATTCCATTAATTTAATCCCAAGAATTTTCTCCGATGTCCTCCCTCCCTTCTCTTCAAAGAATTCTTGGGCCACACCAAACTTGTCCATAACAAGGCTTGAATAGAAAATATCTTCTTTAGAAAGAGGTGTTGAATACTTTTGATTTAATTGAAGCAATTGATCGAAGAAATAGCTCTGTAGGCTCGTTTCAAGTATGAGATTATTAGGTAAGCTTGCTGACATCAATTCTCCTTACGAAGTTTCAATTAGTTAGATAGAAGTCTTCCGACAACTTACTAACCTATTAAAATTGTAACACACTGCCCCTACAGAAGGAATTCTGCATTTTTTTCCATTACTTAGAAAATGCAAAGTGTGCAAAAGTGCCAAATTTTTGCTAGTTTTAAGGCTCATTATTTTTAATAAAAAGTGGAGCATCATGAAATCTGTTAATGACTGGAAAGAACTTGCGACGAAAGAGCAAAGGGGAAAATCTCCAGACACCCTCATAACGAAATCCGCCGAAGGCATAGATATTAAACCTCTCTACACAAGAGAAGATATTGAAGCATTCGACAACACAAATACTATGCCCGGTTTTGCTCCCTTTATAAGAGGACCAAGAGCAACGATGTATACAGGTAGACCTTGGACAATTAGACAGTATGCCGGATTCTCTACCGCCGAAGAATCAAATGCTTTTTACAGAAAAGCACTTGCAGCTGGAGGACAAGGTGTTTCAGTTGCTTTTGATTTGGCCACTCACAGAGGCTATGACTCCGATCATCCAAGAGTAAGTGGTGATGTTGGAAAGGCCGGTGTTGCTATTGATAGTGTTGAGGATATGAAAGTTCTCTTTGATTCAATTCCACTTGATAAAGTTTCTGTTTCAATGACAATGAACGGAGCTGTTCTTCCTATTCTTGCCAACTATATTGTTGCCGCAGAAGAGCAAGGTGTTTCAAAAGACAAGCTCTCTGGAACAATTCAAAATGATATTTTAAAAGAGTTTATGGTTAGAAATACTTATATCTACCCGCCTGCTCCATCAATGAAGGCCATTGCAGATATTTTTGAATACACATCAAAGAATATGCCTAAGTTTAATTCCATTTCAATTTCTGGATATCATATTCAAGAAGCTGGTGCCGACAATGCTCTAGAGCTTGCCTACACCTTAGCTGATGGACGAGAGTATATTGAAACTGCAATTGCAGCAGGTATGAATATTGACGACTTTGCCCCAAGACTTTCATTCTTCTTTGGAATTGGAATGAATTTCTATATGGAAATTGCAAAACTTAGAGCAGCGAGAATGCTCTGGTCAGAAATAGTTAGTGAGTACGAACCAAAAGATATTAAATCGACGATGCTTAGAACTCACTGTCAAACATCAGGTTGGTCACTTACCGAACAAGATCCATATAATAATGTTATTAGAACAACAGTCGAAGCGATGGCCGCTGTATTTGGAGGGACACAGTCTCTTCACACAAATGCGCTTGATGAAGCCGTTGCTCTTCCGACGGAATTCTCTGCTCGAATTGCTAGAAATACACAAATTATTCTTCAAGAAGAAACAGGAATTACCAATGTTGTCGACCCATGGGGTGGCTCTTATATGATGGAAACTCTCACTAACGAAATTGCCGATAGAGCAAGAGAGTTAATGGAAGAGGTTCATCAACTTGGAGGGATGGCCAAAGCAATTGAGTCCGGTGTTCCAAAACTTAAAATTGAAGAAGCTGCCGCTATCAAACAAGCCAAAATTGATAGAGGAGAACATACAATTGTCGGCGTAAATAAATATAAAGTTGAAAACGATGAAGAGATCGAAATTCTTGAAATTGATAATACTGCTGTAAGAGATTCTCAAATTAAAAGACTAGAAGAACTTAGAAAAGAAAGAGATCATAAAAAAGT
The sequence above is a segment of the Halobacteriovorax sp. JY17 genome. Coding sequences within it:
- a CDS encoding pitrilysin family protein, whose translation is MQHDQMTLKNGLETLFIDFPGSTSSSVQIWFKAGSALEAKKDEGIAHFLEHMFFKGTKTRPGAAIAHEVESFGGEVNAFTSFDYTCYYINSPNSKIIPTTDILLDMVANPMFKKEDFNPEIGVVFEEYRRSQDNPNQFSFQKIQGSSFTGGYSHPILGTEKTILKFNREQLQDFRKKHYNLNNALLVVSGDLKEKAKIIKAIEKYKLPKGDSSVFPKFKLKNKPTISVHKKDVRMSQLTLTIQGPAYADSNAAAEDLALSTLGHGETSRLHRKLVLDGTLSNGASSSTMFMSKGGVHFLRVSLPHKNLKKALKRLELIFKDLVKQGLKKDEITKIQNQYVASKIYEKESLESYAFSLGHGFAQAGNINCEEDFINRIKSTSITEVNQTFKEIFSRPIHISLQVPQKTDLEKTQKILKEFQENTSKLKDLAKDTNVKERGITSKFDPQVRVIELKKGISLLYRHNPLNPTFVLHTYLKGGLTEETKKNNGIYHLLSGTISKGHKEKFYDELKEELENKSAHISGFTGKNAYGITMHGLTENAPGLFQDFFSTLTKPNFEQKFIDHEKEMTLRHIENQEEDPIRHCFGKVNEYAFKGHPYSLNILGSVENINKLKREDLINLHNENLKNKEILISYCGDLSLEEVMNMVNKETKELEKRSKNKFVTKEVRPEVGKKHFIKFDREQTQIFHFIPSAKLGKKENIVLKMIATHLSGQSSELFVEVRDRQGLCYSAQPIHFTALEAGYWGIYMASGHDKVKPAIKAIKEILNNLRDKGLSKKDFNRIKKMIEGQSLLNVQTNEDYANIYSVPTLQGLGLDWYHEGNIDIGKITYEEFQNEIKKVFKRKWNTIIVGREDA
- the scpA gene encoding methylmalonyl-CoA mutase, yielding MKSVNDWKELATKEQRGKSPDTLITKSAEGIDIKPLYTREDIEAFDNTNTMPGFAPFIRGPRATMYTGRPWTIRQYAGFSTAEESNAFYRKALAAGGQGVSVAFDLATHRGYDSDHPRVSGDVGKAGVAIDSVEDMKVLFDSIPLDKVSVSMTMNGAVLPILANYIVAAEEQGVSKDKLSGTIQNDILKEFMVRNTYIYPPAPSMKAIADIFEYTSKNMPKFNSISISGYHIQEAGADNALELAYTLADGREYIETAIAAGMNIDDFAPRLSFFFGIGMNFYMEIAKLRAARMLWSEIVSEYEPKDIKSTMLRTHCQTSGWSLTEQDPYNNVIRTTVEAMAAVFGGTQSLHTNALDEAVALPTEFSARIARNTQIILQEETGITNVVDPWGGSYMMETLTNEIADRARELMEEVHQLGGMAKAIESGVPKLKIEEAAAIKQAKIDRGEHTIVGVNKYKVENDEEIEILEIDNTAVRDSQIKRLEELRKERDHKKVADALEALTQYAKTGIGNGLELAVNAARLRCTVGEISEALEVHWGRYKANSGTVSGVYGSAYEEDENWNMIKERIAEFEKEHGRRPRMLVAKMGQDGHDRGAKVIATAYADVGFDIDLAPLFSTPEEVAKQAVENDVHVIGVSSLAAGHKTLIPSLIQELKKLGGEDIVVVAGGVIPKQDYDFLYKAGVKGIYGPGTAIPYAAEDVLKHIEETKK